A window of the Coprobacter fastidiosus genome harbors these coding sequences:
- a CDS encoding 30S ribosomal protein S16 encodes MATKIRLQRHGRKGYPFYHIVIADSRAPRDGKFIERIGSYNPNTNPATINLDFERALYWLQTGAQPTDTTRNILSAQGVLMKKHLLGGVKKGAFSLEEAETRFQAWLKNKQNAVEAIKAKLADAKQADAKKRLEAEKEVNKAIAEVVAKKKAEKAAAEAEAAAAATEEAPVEETPAAEAAPAESAE; translated from the coding sequence ATGGCAACTAAAATTAGATTACAGAGACACGGTCGTAAAGGTTATCCGTTCTATCACATTGTAATCGCCGATAGCAGGGCACCACGTGATGGTAAGTTTATTGAAAGGATAGGTTCTTATAATCCGAACACTAATCCTGCTACAATAAATTTGGATTTCGAAAGAGCTTTGTATTGGCTTCAAACCGGTGCTCAACCCACCGATACAACTCGTAATATCTTGTCTGCACAAGGCGTGTTGATGAAAAAACACTTGTTAGGCGGTGTCAAAAAAGGTGCATTCTCTTTAGAAGAAGCTGAAACCCGTTTCCAAGCCTGGTTGAAAAACAAACAAAATGCTGTTGAAGCTATAAAGGCTAAGCTTGCCGATGCTAAACAGGCTGATGCAAAGAAACGCCTTGAAGCAGAAAAAGAAGTTAATAAGGCTATTGCTGAGGTTGTCGCTAAGAAAAAAGCTGAAAAGGCTGCTGCTGAGGCAGAGGCTGCTGCGGCTGCGACAGAAGAAGCTCCGGTCGAAGAGACTCCTGCTGCTGAAGCTGCTCCTGCAGAAAGTGCTGAATAA
- a CDS encoding ATP-binding protein encodes MRIKNKLTLGICILFAMILMLGTLAISSVYELDRNSRNIYDANNNSLNYARSMLVALEKIDSDPAALDVFIENFRLQEKNITETDELQATRILKEHLEEYQKNLDRKSIGKMRADLYRIMELNMISISHKNQMAEAAAENSLLWISVLFVFCILVSIGLLAYFPKYIVKPIKELIKGIQEVADQNYKKRLPTGLGVEFGGVAASFNKMAERLEEFHDSSISDILSGKKYIEAIVNSITEPIIGLNEEMQIVFVNEEALNLLHLKKGDLLYRSATEVALKNDLLRRLVKELVSPNEKQEPLKIYADNKESYFQAKYIPIRIVEAGENEQKNIGNIILLNNITEFKERDSAKTTLISTISHELKTPISAILMSLKLLEDNRVGELNDEQKQLSESIKENSNRLLSITGELLNMTQVETGRLQLMPKITKPIELIEYAIKANKVQADKFGCQIEVEYPEKISKLFVDSEKIAWVITNLLSNAIRYTPQNGRIIIGAKQEGDIVEIYVQDFGKGIDPRYHQSIFDRYFRVPGTKVQGSGLGLSISKDFVEAHNGTLTVDSELGKGSRFTLRFKV; translated from the coding sequence ATGAGAATAAAAAATAAACTTACGTTAGGCATTTGCATCCTTTTTGCGATGATTCTTATGTTAGGTACGCTTGCCATAAGTTCGGTATATGAATTAGACCGGAATTCAAGAAATATTTATGATGCGAATAATAATTCTCTGAATTATGCCCGTAGTATGCTTGTGGCATTGGAAAAGATCGATTCAGATCCTGCCGCTTTAGATGTTTTTATTGAAAATTTTAGGTTGCAGGAGAAAAATATTACAGAAACAGACGAATTGCAGGCAACCCGTATTTTGAAGGAGCATTTAGAAGAATATCAAAAGAATCTGGATCGAAAATCTATCGGGAAAATGCGTGCCGATTTATATCGTATCATGGAGTTGAATATGATATCTATTTCTCATAAAAACCAGATGGCGGAAGCGGCGGCGGAGAACTCTCTATTATGGATTTCTGTTTTGTTCGTTTTCTGTATTTTGGTTTCCATAGGTCTTTTAGCCTATTTCCCTAAATATATCGTTAAGCCGATAAAAGAGTTGATCAAAGGAATTCAAGAAGTTGCTGATCAGAATTATAAAAAAAGGCTACCAACTGGGTTGGGTGTAGAGTTCGGCGGTGTTGCGGCTTCTTTTAATAAAATGGCAGAAAGGCTTGAAGAGTTTCATGATAGTTCAATATCCGATATTTTGTCGGGGAAAAAATACATCGAGGCGATTGTAAATAGTATCACAGAACCTATTATAGGTTTGAATGAAGAGATGCAGATTGTATTTGTCAATGAAGAAGCTCTTAATTTGTTGCATTTGAAAAAAGGTGATTTGTTATATCGTTCGGCAACAGAAGTTGCGTTAAAAAATGATCTGCTTCGTCGTTTAGTGAAAGAGTTGGTGTCTCCGAATGAAAAACAAGAACCTCTGAAGATATATGCAGATAATAAAGAAAGTTATTTTCAGGCAAAATATATTCCGATTCGGATTGTTGAAGCCGGTGAAAATGAACAGAAGAACATAGGAAATATTATTTTGTTGAATAATATCACGGAGTTTAAAGAGCGGGATTCGGCAAAGACAACGCTTATCTCTACTATATCTCATGAGTTGAAGACTCCTATTTCGGCGATTTTAATGAGTCTTAAACTATTAGAAGACAATCGGGTTGGAGAACTGAATGATGAGCAGAAACAACTTTCTGAGAGCATAAAAGAAAATAGTAACCGGCTTTTGAGTATCACGGGAGAGTTGTTGAATATGACTCAGGTCGAGACCGGCCGGTTGCAACTGATGCCTAAAATAACAAAACCGATAGAATTGATAGAATATGCGATAAAAGCAAATAAGGTTCAGGCAGATAAATTCGGTTGCCAGATAGAAGTCGAATATCCAGAAAAGATCAGCAAGCTGTTTGTTGATAGTGAAAAGATTGCTTGGGTGATCACGAATTTATTAAGTAATGCAATACGCTATACTCCGCAAAACGGACGTATAATTATCGGAGCGAAACAAGAGGGCGATATTGTGGAAATTTATGTACAAGATTTTGGTAAGGGAATAGATCCCCGTTATCATCAAAGCATATTCGACCGTTATTTCCGAGTTCCCGGAACAAAGGTGCAAGGTAGCGGTTTGGGGTTATCTATATCTAAAGATTTTGTCGAAGCCCATAACGGAACATTGACTGTAGATAGTGAATTGGGAAAAGGTAGTCGGTTCACTCTTCGTTTTAAAGTTTAA
- the kdpB gene encoding potassium-transporting ATPase subunit KdpB, protein MKKNISTSLFQKEQVLASIKQSFVKLDPRMMIKNPIMFTVEVVTLLMLPITFYSLVDPTQGSFGYNMTLFIILFVTLLFANFAEAIAEARGKAQADSLRKTREETPAKRLSGDKIKVVPSSELKKGDIFLCEAGDVIPADGEIIEGLASIDESAITGESAPVIREAGGDKSSVTGGTKVLSDVIKVLVTSRPGESFLDKMIALVEGASRKKTPNEIALTILLAGFTLVFVIVCVTLKPFADYSGATIAVGSLIALFVCLIPTTIGGLLSAIGIAGMDRALRANVITKSGKAVETAGDIDTLLLDKTGTITIGNRKATKMYCTDASVDFKTFVSWCVLSSLSDETPEGKSIVELGKGLDVNASRQGMMVERMIRFTAETKCSGVDMKDGMQIRKGSFDAIRTITTQAGYTFPKDAEELVNVISSNGGTPLVVSVDRKVVGVIELQDIIKPGIQERFERLRKMGVKTVMVTGDNPLTAKYIAAKAGVDDYIAEAKPEDKMEYIKKEQNSGKLVAMMGDGTNDAPALAQANVGVAMNSGTQAAKEAGNMVDLDNDPTKLIEIVEIGKQLLMTRGTLTTFSIANDVAKYFAIVPALFMIAIPQLAALNIMNLHSPETAILSAVIFNALIIPALIPLALKGVTYKPIGASALLRRNLLIYGLGGIIVPFIGIKLIDMFVSLFF, encoded by the coding sequence ATGAAAAAGAATATTTCAACTTCGCTCTTTCAGAAAGAGCAGGTTTTAGCAAGTATAAAACAATCGTTCGTAAAACTCGATCCGCGCATGATGATTAAAAATCCGATCATGTTCACTGTCGAAGTCGTTACGCTATTAATGTTGCCTATAACGTTCTATTCGTTAGTTGATCCTACTCAGGGTTCATTTGGGTATAACATGACTTTATTTATAATCTTGTTTGTGACTTTACTGTTTGCCAATTTTGCAGAAGCGATAGCCGAAGCAAGAGGGAAAGCTCAAGCCGATAGTTTGAGAAAGACAAGAGAGGAAACTCCGGCAAAGAGGTTGTCTGGAGATAAAATTAAAGTCGTACCGAGTTCTGAATTGAAAAAAGGAGATATCTTTTTGTGCGAAGCCGGAGATGTTATTCCGGCAGACGGGGAAATTATCGAAGGTTTGGCTTCTATCGATGAGAGTGCAATAACTGGAGAAAGTGCCCCAGTCATTCGTGAAGCCGGAGGAGATAAGAGTTCTGTAACAGGCGGTACTAAGGTCCTTTCCGATGTTATAAAAGTTTTGGTGACGAGTCGTCCCGGTGAAAGTTTTTTGGATAAGATGATTGCCCTTGTTGAGGGGGCTTCTCGTAAAAAAACACCGAATGAAATAGCTTTGACTATATTGTTGGCAGGATTTACTCTTGTTTTTGTGATTGTTTGTGTAACCTTAAAACCGTTTGCAGATTATAGCGGTGCTACAATTGCAGTCGGATCACTTATCGCACTGTTTGTCTGTCTTATCCCTACGACGATCGGAGGATTGCTTTCTGCAATTGGTATAGCCGGTATGGATCGTGCTTTGCGGGCTAATGTGATTACGAAATCAGGTAAAGCTGTTGAGACTGCCGGTGATATAGACACATTACTTTTGGATAAAACGGGTACGATAACGATCGGTAACCGGAAAGCGACGAAAATGTATTGTACAGATGCTTCGGTAGATTTTAAAACATTTGTTTCATGGTGTGTGCTCTCTTCACTTTCTGATGAAACACCGGAAGGCAAATCTATCGTTGAGTTAGGTAAAGGGCTTGATGTAAATGCTTCAAGACAAGGTATGATGGTAGAACGGATGATCCGGTTTACTGCCGAAACAAAGTGTTCAGGAGTAGATATGAAAGACGGTATGCAGATCAGAAAGGGTTCTTTTGATGCAATCCGTACGATTACTACTCAAGCCGGATATACATTCCCGAAAGATGCCGAAGAATTGGTCAATGTGATTTCAAGTAACGGGGGAACTCCTTTGGTTGTCAGTGTAGATCGCAAAGTAGTAGGAGTTATTGAGTTGCAAGATATTATTAAGCCGGGAATACAAGAACGTTTTGAACGTCTGCGTAAAATGGGAGTGAAGACCGTTATGGTGACCGGGGATAATCCTCTTACAGCTAAATATATTGCAGCAAAAGCCGGAGTTGATGATTATATTGCAGAAGCTAAACCGGAAGATAAGATGGAATATATCAAGAAAGAGCAAAACAGCGGCAAGTTGGTTGCAATGATGGGAGACGGAACAAATGACGCTCCTGCTCTGGCACAGGCTAATGTCGGTGTTGCTATGAATAGTGGGACACAAGCTGCTAAAGAAGCCGGTAATATGGTAGATTTGGACAACGACCCTACAAAATTGATAGAAATCGTGGAGATAGGAAAACAGTTGTTGATGACACGTGGAACTTTGACAACTTTCTCTATTGCGAATGATGTGGCAAAATATTTTGCAATTGTCCCGGCTCTGTTCATGATTGCCATTCCGCAACTTGCAGCGTTAAATATAATGAATCTGCATAGTCCTGAAACGGCTATCCTCTCGGCAGTGATATTCAATGCATTGATTATTCCGGCGTTAATTCCTCTGGCTTTGAAGGGTGTAACGTATAAGCCAATAGGAGCATCCGCTCTTCTTCGCAGAAATCTGTTGATATACGGACTTGGAGGTATTATCGTGCCTTTTATAGGAATTAAATTGATAGATATGTTTGTAAGTTTATTCTTTTAA
- a CDS encoding K(+)-transporting ATPase subunit C: MKSIVWKSIKITLVFCVFFSLCYIFVLWAFAKVAGPGNGNAEVVTLDGKVVGAANVGQKFTKDIYFWGRPSAADYTADASAGSNKGPTNPEYLEEVEVRIDTFLVHHPYLKRNEVPAEMVTASGSGLDPHITPQSAEVQIKRVAKARGMQEDKVRKIVEENTEAPLLGLFGTAKVNVLKLNVALDQQNK; encoded by the coding sequence ATGAAATCAATAGTTTGGAAATCGATAAAGATAACGCTGGTATTCTGTGTATTCTTTTCTTTATGCTACATCTTCGTTTTATGGGCTTTTGCCAAAGTAGCAGGACCGGGAAACGGAAATGCCGAAGTTGTGACGTTGGATGGAAAAGTCGTTGGAGCGGCGAATGTCGGACAAAAATTTACTAAGGATATTTACTTTTGGGGACGTCCTTCTGCTGCCGATTATACAGCAGATGCGTCTGCCGGAAGTAATAAAGGTCCTACAAATCCCGAATATCTCGAAGAAGTAGAAGTGCGTATTGATACTTTTTTGGTGCATCACCCTTATTTAAAACGGAATGAAGTACCTGCAGAAATGGTAACAGCCAGCGGTTCGGGACTTGATCCTCACATAACACCGCAAAGTGCAGAAGTGCAAATAAAACGAGTAGCAAAAGCTCGGGGTATGCAAGAAGATAAGGTCCGTAAAATTGTAGAGGAAAATACCGAAGCTCCATTATTAGGACTTTTCGGAACGGCAAAAGTAAATGTCTTGAAACTGAACGTTGCGTTGGACCAACAAAATAAATAA
- a CDS encoding TorF family putative porin: MKKFIIILLSVISPVVLKAQEENKGVSFNVQGDLVSSYIWRGMYQSGAAVQPTLGLQVAGFSLTAWGSVDFTGQGHKEADITAAYSIAGLTISVADLWWAGQSGIYNDRENGKNNYFNFDNHTTDHIFEAGLSYALPVEKFPLSISWYTMFAGGDRKTISDGSRVNAYSSYMEFGYPFTVKGVQLNAAVGCSPWRSEQYKNDDFAVTNVSLKATKEIHFNERFSLPVYTQVIWNPNREDVHFVFGITIR; the protein is encoded by the coding sequence ATGAAAAAGTTTATAATTATATTGTTGAGTGTTATATCTCCCGTAGTTCTCAAAGCACAAGAAGAAAATAAAGGAGTAAGTTTTAATGTACAGGGAGATTTAGTAAGTTCTTATATTTGGAGGGGTATGTACCAGTCTGGTGCTGCTGTTCAGCCTACATTAGGTCTTCAAGTAGCCGGGTTTTCTCTGACAGCATGGGGTAGTGTCGATTTTACAGGACAAGGTCATAAAGAAGCCGATATTACGGCTGCTTATTCTATTGCCGGTTTGACTATTTCTGTTGCCGATTTGTGGTGGGCAGGTCAGTCTGGTATTTATAATGATCGAGAAAATGGTAAAAATAACTATTTCAATTTTGATAATCACACTACAGATCATATTTTTGAAGCGGGATTGTCCTATGCGCTTCCGGTTGAGAAATTTCCGTTAAGTATTTCTTGGTATACGATGTTTGCAGGAGGTGACCGTAAGACGATTTCTGATGGTAGCCGTGTCAACGCTTATTCTTCTTATATGGAATTCGGGTATCCTTTTACCGTTAAGGGGGTACAGTTGAATGCTGCCGTCGGTTGTAGTCCTTGGCGTTCAGAACAATATAAAAATGATGATTTTGCCGTTACGAATGTGTCATTGAAAGCGACAAAGGAGATCCATTTTAATGAGCGTTTTTCCTTGCCGGTTTATACGCAAGTAATTTGGAATCCTAATCGTGAAGACGTACATTTCGTTTTCGGGATTACTATACGATGA
- a CDS encoding sigma-54-dependent transcriptional regulator, giving the protein MGKILIVDDEDQIRKLLARMLELEGYEIYQAADCKTALSEMKRAVPDVVLCDVFLPDGNGVDFVVRLKKEFPMSEVILLTAHGNISDGVQAIKNGAFDYITKGDDNNRIIPLLSQASEKAAKNKSVNKEDRMDERQYSFDSIIGSSRLLSDAVSLAKRVSMTDVPVLLTGETGTGKEVFAQAIHKNSLRNKKSFVAVNCSAFSKELLESEMFGYKAGAFTGALKDKKGLFEEADNGTIFLDEIGEMAYDLQAKLLRILESGEYIKIGETKPTKVNVRVIAATNRDLVQEIENGSFREDLFYRLSVFRIQLPALREHPEDIPLLADSFIRSFAEKLRMSIPKIDSSFYEVLCRYTWNGNVRELRNVIERSMIVCNGEILTSTDLPIDIQQISENKSIGSSSCSDFELASIEKLHIIRVLEYTKGNKTEAARLLKIGLTTLYRKIEEYGL; this is encoded by the coding sequence ATGGGTAAGATATTGATTGTCGATGATGAAGACCAGATACGGAAGCTATTGGCAAGAATGCTCGAATTAGAAGGTTATGAAATTTATCAGGCTGCCGACTGCAAAACAGCTTTATCCGAAATGAAAAGAGCTGTCCCGGACGTCGTGTTGTGTGATGTTTTTCTTCCTGATGGGAATGGCGTAGACTTTGTTGTCCGTCTGAAAAAAGAGTTTCCTATGTCGGAGGTGATATTGTTGACGGCACATGGTAATATTTCTGATGGTGTACAGGCGATTAAAAACGGTGCATTCGATTATATAACCAAAGGGGATGATAATAACCGGATTATACCTTTATTGAGTCAAGCTTCGGAAAAAGCCGCTAAAAATAAGTCGGTAAATAAAGAAGACCGAATGGATGAGAGACAATATTCGTTTGACTCTATTATCGGAAGTTCCCGTTTGCTTTCAGATGCGGTATCTTTGGCCAAGAGAGTAAGTATGACCGATGTTCCGGTATTGTTGACCGGAGAGACCGGAACGGGAAAAGAAGTGTTTGCTCAAGCAATACATAAAAATAGCTTGAGAAATAAGAAGTCTTTTGTTGCAGTCAATTGTTCCGCTTTTAGTAAAGAATTATTGGAAAGTGAAATGTTCGGGTATAAAGCTGGAGCTTTTACCGGGGCATTAAAGGATAAAAAAGGTTTATTTGAAGAGGCTGATAATGGTACTATCTTTTTAGATGAGATCGGAGAGATGGCATATGATCTTCAGGCAAAATTACTTCGTATTTTAGAATCAGGAGAATATATAAAGATTGGGGAAACGAAGCCGACGAAAGTAAACGTCCGGGTCATCGCTGCAACCAACAGGGATTTGGTACAAGAAATCGAAAACGGAAGTTTTAGGGAAGATCTCTTTTACAGGCTGTCGGTTTTTCGGATACAGTTACCTGCATTAAGAGAACATCCCGAAGATATTCCTTTATTGGCAGATAGTTTTATACGATCATTCGCTGAGAAACTACGTATGTCGATTCCGAAGATCGACTCTTCTTTTTATGAGGTGTTGTGTCGGTACACATGGAATGGAAATGTACGGGAATTAAGGAATGTAATAGAACGTAGTATGATTGTTTGTAATGGGGAGATTCTGACATCGACAGACCTTCCTATTGATATTCAACAGATAAGTGAAAACAAGAGTATCGGAAGTAGTTCATGTTCTGATTTTGAGTTGGCGTCAATAGAAAAGCTACATATTATTCGTGTTCTCGAATATACTAAAGGAAATAAAACCGAAGCGGCTCGATTACTTAAAATCGGGTTGACTACCCTTTATCGCAAGATAGAAGAGTACGGGTTATAG
- the kdpA gene encoding potassium-transporting ATPase subunit KdpA: MNTEILGSVLQIVILLVFSYPLGKHIAKVYKGEKSRWDFFTPVENFIYKLVGVDPKEEMNWKQFLKALLVLNLVWFFWGMILLCTQQWLPLNPDGNANQTADQAFNTCISFMVNCNLQHYSGESGLTYFTQLFVIMLFQFITAATGMAAMAGIMKAMAAKTTKTIGNFWYFLVRSCTRILLPLSLLVGFVLILEGTPMGFDGKMEVNTLEGGTQMVSQGPAAAIVPIKQLGTNGGGYFGVNSSHPLENPTFLTNIFECCSILIIPMAMIWALGFYLKRKKFGASIFAVMFFAYIVGVGINTYYEMNGNPAIDNMGIAQENGAMEGKEVRLGAAGTAFWSVTTTVTSNGSVNGMHDSTMPLSGLIEMLNMQINTWFGGVGVGFMNYYVFIIIAVFISGLMVGRTPEFLGKKVEAKEMKIATIVALLHPFVILVGTALASYLYVHNPAFVESEGGWLNNPSFHGLSEMLYEYTSCAANNGSGFEGLGDNTMFWNYTCGIVLILSRFIPIVGQVAIAGLLAEKKYIPESAGTLKTDTATFGAMTFAVIFIVAALSFFPVHALSTIAEHLSLYI; encoded by the coding sequence ATGAATACGGAAATATTAGGATCTGTTTTGCAAATTGTGATTTTGCTGGTATTTAGTTATCCGCTGGGGAAACATATTGCAAAAGTATATAAAGGAGAAAAAAGTCGTTGGGATTTCTTTACTCCTGTAGAAAATTTTATTTATAAGCTGGTAGGGGTTGATCCGAAAGAAGAAATGAACTGGAAACAATTCCTGAAAGCATTATTGGTTTTAAATTTAGTTTGGTTTTTCTGGGGAATGATATTGTTGTGTACCCAGCAGTGGCTGCCGTTAAATCCGGACGGGAATGCTAACCAGACGGCTGATCAGGCATTCAATACATGTATCAGTTTCATGGTAAATTGTAATCTTCAGCATTATAGCGGAGAGAGCGGTTTGACTTATTTCACACAATTGTTTGTCATTATGCTTTTCCAATTTATAACTGCGGCAACCGGTATGGCGGCAATGGCAGGAATAATGAAAGCGATGGCAGCAAAAACGACAAAAACAATCGGGAACTTCTGGTATTTCTTGGTACGTAGTTGTACACGTATTTTATTACCTCTTTCCTTACTTGTCGGTTTTGTTTTGATTCTTGAAGGAACACCGATGGGATTTGACGGAAAAATGGAGGTAAATACATTAGAAGGCGGAACACAAATGGTTTCGCAAGGACCTGCCGCAGCAATTGTTCCTATTAAGCAATTGGGTACTAATGGAGGTGGATATTTCGGAGTGAATTCCTCTCATCCGTTGGAAAATCCGACATTCTTGACCAATATTTTCGAATGTTGTTCGATATTGATTATTCCGATGGCTATGATATGGGCTTTAGGATTTTATCTGAAACGGAAAAAGTTCGGAGCAAGTATTTTTGCCGTAATGTTCTTTGCTTATATTGTCGGGGTAGGTATTAATACCTATTACGAAATGAATGGGAATCCTGCAATCGATAACATGGGAATAGCCCAGGAAAATGGTGCTATGGAAGGTAAGGAAGTTCGTTTGGGTGCTGCCGGAACAGCATTCTGGAGCGTTACCACAACTGTAACATCGAATGGTTCGGTAAACGGTATGCATGACAGTACGATGCCGTTGAGCGGATTGATCGAGATGTTGAATATGCAGATCAACACTTGGTTCGGTGGAGTCGGCGTCGGTTTTATGAACTATTATGTATTTATTATCATTGCAGTCTTCATCAGTGGTCTTATGGTAGGGCGTACTCCTGAATTTTTAGGAAAGAAAGTCGAAGCCAAAGAAATGAAAATCGCAACGATCGTGGCTTTACTTCATCCGTTCGTTATTCTGGTAGGAACAGCTTTAGCATCTTATTTATATGTTCATAATCCGGCTTTTGTAGAATCGGAAGGAGGTTGGTTGAATAACCCGTCTTTCCATGGGTTGAGTGAAATGTTGTATGAATATACTTCTTGTGCAGCCAATAACGGTTCAGGATTCGAAGGATTAGGAGATAACACGATGTTCTGGAACTATACCTGTGGTATCGTATTGATTCTTTCTCGTTTTATTCCGATAGTCGGACAGGTTGCAATTGCCGGATTGCTTGCTGAAAAGAAATATATTCCGGAAAGTGCCGGAACGTTAAAAACCGATACTGCAACATTCGGCGCTATGACATTTGCCGTTATCTTTATCGTTGCAGCACTGTCTTTCTTCCCGGTTCACGCATTAAGTACTATTGCCGAACATTTAAGTTTATATATTTAA
- a CDS encoding sensor protein KdpD: MDKEKSVQHFLDLIKQSRRGKFKIYIGMIAGVGKTYRMLQEAHQLLESGVDVQIGYVETHGRTDTDAQLKGLPVIPRRKIFYKGKELEEMDVEAIIRIRPEIVIVDELAHTNVEGSLNEKRWQDVLQLLDEGINVISAVNIQHIEALNDEIQRISGIEVKERIPDSVLEEADEVVNIDLTAEELLARLKAGKIYRSDKVEWALSHFFNADNILQLRELALKEVALRVAKKVEDEVVVGNVGVRHEKILVCISTNEKTPRKLIRKAARLAIHHNTQFSVLYVQTPKESADRIPLAVQRHLLNHFKLATELGGEVIQLQKSNVIDGIIETCANNHITKCCIGKPELSFFSAIFSIMNYKKLVDFLSTSNIDLIILA, encoded by the coding sequence ATGGATAAAGAAAAAAGTGTCCAGCATTTTTTAGATTTAATAAAGCAATCGAGACGGGGTAAGTTTAAGATATATATCGGCATGATTGCTGGAGTAGGGAAAACTTATCGAATGCTTCAGGAAGCGCACCAATTGTTGGAAAGCGGTGTAGATGTACAGATCGGTTACGTTGAGACTCATGGTCGTACAGATACGGATGCACAGTTGAAAGGGCTTCCCGTAATACCACGTCGGAAAATCTTTTATAAAGGCAAGGAATTGGAAGAAATGGATGTGGAAGCGATTATCCGGATACGTCCTGAAATTGTAATCGTCGATGAATTGGCGCATACTAATGTGGAGGGAAGCCTGAATGAAAAAAGGTGGCAAGATGTCCTTCAGCTTCTTGATGAGGGAATCAATGTAATCAGTGCGGTTAATATCCAGCATATAGAGGCGTTGAACGATGAAATTCAGCGAATATCGGGAATAGAAGTAAAAGAGCGTATTCCGGATAGCGTTTTGGAAGAAGCCGATGAAGTCGTAAATATAGACTTGACGGCAGAAGAACTTTTGGCACGTCTGAAGGCAGGGAAGATATATCGTTCGGATAAAGTGGAGTGGGCGTTGTCCCATTTTTTTAATGCCGATAATATTTTACAATTGAGAGAGCTGGCATTGAAAGAGGTCGCTTTGCGTGTCGCAAAAAAAGTCGAAGATGAAGTCGTAGTAGGTAATGTAGGAGTAAGACATGAAAAAATATTAGTGTGTATTAGTACCAATGAAAAAACACCTCGTAAGCTGATACGGAAAGCTGCACGGTTGGCAATTCATCATAATACGCAGTTCTCGGTTTTATATGTTCAGACACCGAAAGAAAGTGCCGACAGAATTCCGCTGGCGGTGCAGCGTCACTTGTTGAATCATTTTAAATTGGCGACGGAACTTGGGGGAGAAGTAATTCAGTTGCAGAAGTCAAATGTAATAGACGGAATTATAGAAACATGTGCAAATAATCATATTACTAAATGTTGTATAGGAAAACCTGAATTATCCTTTTTCTCGGCAATCTTTTCTATTATGAATTATAAAAAATTAGTGGACTTTTTATCAACTTCCAATATAGATTTAATTATTTTGGCTTAG
- the kdpF gene encoding K(+)-transporting ATPase subunit F — protein sequence MYTILFIISLVLFGYLMYVLVNPEKF from the coding sequence ATGTACACAATTTTATTTATTATTAGTTTGGTTTTGTTTGGGTATTTGATGTATGTGCTTGTCAATCCCGAAAAGTTTTAA
- a CDS encoding carboxymuconolactone decarboxylase family protein, with product MRNKILYTFIALVINIPFIMAQEKIKQTAGRDQLGEFAPKFAELNDDVLFGEVWSRTDKLGLRDRSLVTITSLISQGITDNSLIFHLQSAKKNGITRTEIAEIITHIGFYAGWPKAWAAFNLAKEVWAKDSVGNDAKAKFQREMIFPIGEPNTAYAQYFIGNSYLAPISREQVNISNVTFEPRCRNNWHIHRATDGGGQMLIGVAGRGWYQEEGKPAVKILPGTIIHIPANVKHWHGAASDSWFAHLAFEIPGKDASNEWLEPVSDKEYEKLDRSE from the coding sequence ATGAGAAATAAAATTTTATATACGTTTATTGCATTAGTTATAAATATCCCTTTTATTATGGCACAAGAAAAAATCAAACAAACGGCCGGACGTGATCAATTGGGAGAATTTGCTCCTAAATTTGCAGAACTTAATGACGATGTTCTTTTCGGTGAGGTGTGGAGTCGTACTGACAAACTCGGGCTACGTGACCGGAGTCTGGTTACGATCACATCCCTTATCAGTCAAGGTATTACAGATAATTCTCTGATTTTCCATCTTCAATCAGCAAAGAAAAATGGAATTACACGAACTGAAATTGCCGAAATTATCACTCATATCGGCTTTTATGCAGGTTGGCCAAAAGCTTGGGCTGCCTTCAACCTCGCAAAAGAGGTATGGGCAAAAGACAGTGTCGGCAACGACGCAAAAGCCAAATTTCAGCGTGAAATGATTTTCCCTATTGGAGAGCCAAACACCGCATACGCTCAATATTTTATAGGTAACAGCTATCTTGCTCCTATTTCACGCGAGCAGGTAAATATATCCAATGTTACATTCGAACCTCGTTGCCGCAATAACTGGCATATCCACCGTGCAACAGATGGTGGTGGACAAATGCTCATCGGAGTAGCCGGACGTGGCTGGTATCAAGAAGAAGGGAAACCGGCAGTAAAAATTCTTCCCGGAACAATTATTCATATTCCCGCGAATGTCAAACACTGGCACGGAGCTGCATCCGATAGCTGGTTTGCCCACCTTGCGTTCGAAATTCCCGGTAAGGATGCTTCCAACGAATGGCTTGAACCTGTTTCAGATAAAGAATATGAAAAACTTGACCGGTCGGAATAA